A genomic stretch from Mycobacterium cookii includes:
- a CDS encoding MFS transporter, translating into MSPARIRVDRTTGARPWVTLAVSVAATSCSFLFINCGVFLIPALETSRHTSLTAAGLLSSMPSFGMVLTLVAWGYLADRLGERVTLALGTGLAGAAAFAAAPMHSLVAIGALLFVGGMAAASSNVAGGRLVSGSFPPQKRGLAMGIRQTAQPLGVAVGAVAMPELTEIENGFFAALLYPAIACAVAALASFIFLTDPPRLPRAAATAEQLASPYQGANVLRRIHFASALLMVPQSVTVTFMLVWLIVDHHWSVPAASLLVTVAQLIGAAGRIVVGRWSDYVGSRLRPNRTVAVACGVALLVLALTDYLTSPLAEAAMVVATVIAVGYNGLAATAITEYAGPFWSGRALGVQNTAQRVMAALAPPAFGALITAVGYPVAFAVCAFFPLLAVPVVPVTSERTE; encoded by the coding sequence ATGTCCCCGGCCAGAATTCGGGTGGACCGAACAACGGGAGCTAGGCCGTGGGTGACACTTGCGGTCAGCGTCGCGGCGACGTCGTGTTCCTTTCTTTTCATCAACTGCGGGGTGTTCTTGATCCCGGCGCTGGAGACCAGCCGCCACACCTCGCTGACGGCGGCGGGTCTGTTGTCGTCGATGCCGAGTTTCGGCATGGTGCTGACACTGGTCGCCTGGGGTTACCTGGCAGATCGGCTGGGTGAGCGCGTAACACTCGCGTTGGGTACCGGTTTGGCGGGCGCCGCCGCATTCGCCGCTGCACCCATGCACTCACTCGTGGCGATCGGCGCATTGCTGTTCGTCGGCGGAATGGCGGCCGCCAGTAGCAATGTCGCCGGTGGCCGGCTGGTATCCGGGTCGTTCCCGCCACAAAAGCGTGGCTTGGCGATGGGAATCCGGCAGACCGCGCAACCGCTGGGGGTCGCGGTCGGCGCTGTGGCGATGCCCGAGCTGACCGAAATCGAGAACGGTTTCTTCGCCGCATTGTTGTATCCGGCGATCGCGTGCGCGGTGGCGGCGCTGGCCAGCTTCATCTTCTTGACCGATCCGCCCCGACTGCCTCGGGCGGCGGCGACCGCCGAACAGCTGGCCAGCCCCTATCAGGGCGCAAATGTGCTGCGGCGCATCCACTTCGCGTCGGCGTTGCTGATGGTGCCGCAGTCGGTGACCGTGACCTTCATGCTGGTCTGGTTGATCGTCGACCATCACTGGTCGGTCCCGGCTGCCAGTCTGCTGGTGACCGTCGCGCAGTTGATCGGTGCGGCAGGCCGCATCGTGGTGGGCCGGTGGTCGGATTACGTCGGTTCGCGGTTGCGGCCCAACCGGACTGTCGCCGTCGCGTGCGGCGTGGCGCTGTTGGTACTGGCGCTCACCGATTACCTGACGTCACCGCTCGCCGAAGCCGCGATGGTCGTCGCCACGGTGATCGCGGTGGGATACAACGGCTTGGCGGCGACTGCGATCACCGAGTACGCCGGACCGTTCTGGAGCGGACGGGCGCTGGGTGTACAGAACACGGCGCAACGGGTGATGGCGGCCCTGGCGCCCCCGGCGTTCGGCGCGTTGATCACCGCGGTCGGTTACCCGGTCGCTTTCGCCGTGTGTGCGTTTTTCCCGCTGTTGGCCGTCCCGGTGGTGCCGGTCACATCCGAGCGGACCGAATGA